The following are from one region of the Sandaracinus amylolyticus genome:
- a CDS encoding ABC transporter ATP-binding protein — MTEPGKRERPRVSIGRLLQLAKSEWKRLAIGTVFLAIGSGASLVYPQAIRSLLDDALGADAAASAARIDRIALLMGAVLFVQALATGIRYVLFTTAGERVVTKLRRDLYARLLDQEIAFFDERRTGELQSRLASDTTVLQNAVSVNISMALRNAATIAGGVAMLLYTSPLLAAIMLSVVPPIALGAVYWGRRLRRLARDAQDALAAASAVAEESLAGIRTVRSFVAESAESARYGVAIERAYDLQATRIRVASAFMAAVSAAGFAVVTLVLWYGGHLVIDGAMSVGGLTSFLVYTLLVAVSLGALTDLYADLTKASGAAERVFELLDRTPAMAPKGGLAPPEARGELRFESVRFAYPARPDAPVLDGMELVVAPGEIVALVGPSGAGKSTIASLVARLYDPNEGRVRLDGHDLRELDPEWLRRQVGTVAQEPILFSTSIADNIRYARPDASDAEVEAAARVANAHDFVSRFPDGYATSVGERGVQLSGGQKQRIAIARAVLKDPRILVLDEATSALDAESEHLVKEALDRLMKGRTTLVIAHRLSTVRDADRVLVIDGGKIVQAGDHAALMAEEGLYRRLVERQLTVAA, encoded by the coding sequence GTGACGGAGCCGGGCAAACGCGAGCGTCCGCGGGTCTCGATCGGACGCTTGCTGCAGCTCGCGAAGAGCGAGTGGAAGCGGCTCGCGATCGGCACGGTCTTCCTCGCGATCGGCAGCGGCGCGAGCCTGGTGTACCCACAGGCGATCCGCTCGCTCCTCGACGACGCGCTGGGCGCCGACGCGGCGGCCAGCGCGGCGCGCATCGATCGGATCGCGCTGCTGATGGGCGCCGTGCTCTTCGTGCAGGCGCTCGCGACCGGCATTCGCTACGTGCTCTTCACGACCGCGGGCGAGCGCGTCGTGACCAAGCTGCGCCGCGATCTCTACGCGCGCTTGCTCGATCAGGAGATCGCGTTCTTCGACGAGCGCCGCACCGGTGAGCTGCAGTCGCGCCTCGCGTCGGACACGACGGTCCTCCAGAACGCGGTGAGCGTGAACATCTCGATGGCGCTGCGGAACGCGGCGACCATCGCCGGCGGCGTCGCGATGCTGCTCTACACGTCGCCGCTGCTCGCGGCGATCATGCTCTCGGTGGTGCCGCCGATCGCGCTCGGCGCGGTGTACTGGGGTCGTCGATTGCGCCGCCTCGCACGCGACGCACAGGACGCGCTGGCCGCGGCGAGCGCGGTCGCGGAGGAGAGCCTCGCGGGCATCCGCACCGTGCGCTCGTTCGTCGCGGAGAGCGCGGAGAGCGCGCGCTACGGCGTCGCGATCGAGCGCGCGTACGACCTGCAGGCCACGCGCATCCGGGTCGCGTCGGCGTTCATGGCGGCGGTGAGCGCGGCGGGGTTCGCGGTGGTGACGCTCGTGCTGTGGTACGGCGGGCACCTCGTGATCGACGGCGCGATGAGCGTCGGTGGGCTCACGTCGTTCCTCGTGTACACGCTGCTCGTCGCGGTCTCGCTCGGCGCGCTCACCGATCTCTACGCGGACCTCACGAAGGCGAGCGGCGCGGCGGAGCGGGTCTTCGAGCTGCTCGATCGCACGCCCGCGATGGCGCCGAAGGGCGGGCTCGCGCCGCCCGAGGCACGGGGCGAGCTGCGCTTCGAGAGCGTGCGCTTCGCGTACCCGGCGCGACCGGACGCGCCGGTGCTCGACGGGATGGAGCTGGTGGTCGCGCCGGGCGAGATCGTCGCGCTCGTGGGCCCGAGCGGTGCGGGCAAGTCGACGATCGCATCGCTCGTCGCACGCCTCTACGATCCGAACGAAGGACGCGTGCGGCTCGACGGGCACGACCTGCGCGAGCTCGATCCCGAGTGGCTGCGCCGTCAGGTGGGCACGGTCGCGCAGGAGCCGATCCTCTTCTCGACGTCGATCGCCGACAACATCCGCTACGCGCGCCCCGACGCGAGCGACGCCGAGGTCGAGGCCGCGGCGCGGGTGGCGAACGCGCACGACTTCGTGTCGCGCTTCCCCGACGGCTACGCGACGAGCGTGGGCGAGCGCGGGGTGCAGCTCTCGGGCGGCCAGAAGCAGCGCATCGCGATCGCGCGCGCCGTGCTGAAGGACCCGCGCATCCTGGTGCTCGACGAGGCGACCAGCGCGCTCGACGCGGAGAGCGAGCACCTCGTGAAGGAAGCGCTCGATCGTCTGATGAAGGGCCGCACGACGCTGGTGATCGCGCATCGACTCTCGACGGTGCGCGACGCCGATCGTGTGCTCGTGATCGACGGCGGGAAGATCGTGCAGGCGGGCGATCACGCGGCCCTGATGGCCGAAGAGGGGCTCTATCGCCGGCTGGTCGAGCGACAGCTGACCGTCGCAGCGTGA
- a CDS encoding DJ-1/PfpI family protein — protein MRIAIPVFHGVDELDAIGPYEILRSAASEPPGLEVVLCALDAPSVIEGAHGLRIEVRDAIPSTCDWVIVPGGGWMRGDQGVRAQIAQTKLARELQRLRATGAGMASVCTGAMLLSAAGFLRGRPCTTHQVAREALEKNGGVLVDARVVDDGDVITAGGVTSGIDLAFHLVARLCGEAAAERASKRAEHPRTASIWTRG, from the coding sequence ATGCGCATCGCGATCCCGGTGTTCCACGGCGTCGACGAGCTCGACGCGATCGGTCCCTACGAGATCCTCCGCAGCGCGGCGAGCGAGCCACCGGGGCTCGAGGTCGTGCTGTGCGCGCTCGATGCACCGAGCGTGATCGAGGGCGCCCACGGTCTGCGCATCGAAGTGCGCGACGCGATCCCGAGCACGTGCGACTGGGTGATCGTGCCCGGCGGCGGATGGATGCGCGGCGATCAGGGCGTGCGCGCGCAGATCGCGCAGACGAAGCTCGCGCGCGAGCTCCAGCGGCTGCGCGCGACCGGCGCGGGCATGGCCTCGGTGTGCACCGGCGCGATGTTGCTCTCGGCGGCGGGCTTCCTGCGCGGAAGGCCGTGCACGACGCACCAGGTCGCGCGCGAGGCGCTCGAGAAGAACGGCGGCGTGCTCGTCGATGCGCGCGTCGTGGACGACGGCGACGTGATCACGGCAGGCGGCGTGACGAGCGGGATCGATCTCGCGTTCCACCTGGTGGCGCGTCTCTGCGGCGAGGCCGCGGCAGAGCGCGCGTCGAAGCGCGCCGAGCATCCGCGGACTGCCTCCATCTGGACCCGGGGATGA
- a CDS encoding winged helix-turn-helix transcriptional regulator, with translation MGYAPLGKHDHHTPATAASGIEDAIHMLEGRWKLVILFHLFGGKTLRFSDLERAISGISQKMLIQQLRQLEQDGIVARVVHAQVPPKVEYHLTDWGQALCPALDELLTWAEKRPTPKRPRRAPPRPG, from the coding sequence GTGGGGTACGCACCTTTGGGTAAGCATGACCATCACACGCCCGCCACGGCGGCCAGCGGCATCGAGGATGCGATCCACATGCTCGAGGGGCGCTGGAAGCTGGTCATCCTCTTCCACCTGTTCGGAGGAAAGACGCTCCGCTTCTCGGATCTCGAGCGCGCCATCTCGGGCATCTCGCAGAAGATGCTCATCCAGCAGCTCAGGCAGCTCGAGCAGGACGGCATCGTCGCGCGCGTCGTCCACGCGCAGGTGCCGCCCAAGGTCGAGTACCACCTGACGGACTGGGGGCAGGCGCTCTGCCCCGCGCTCGACGAGCTGCTCACCTGGGCAGAGAAGCGCCCGACGCCGAAGCGCCCGCGCCGCGCGCCCCCGCGGCCGGGATGA
- a CDS encoding SDR family oxidoreductase: MSFDLELSGRRALVTGGTKGVGAAVVRALRDAGVRVVATARSVPDHAEGVHYVAADVTTADGCALVARETLAHLGGLDILVNLIGGSSAPAGGFAALDDEQWSRELSLNLMPAVRLDRALVPAMLAQRSGVVVHVTSIQHQLPLPESTTAYAAAKAALSTYSKALSKEVSPKGVRVVRVSPGWVETEAATRLAERLAAGAGTDYEGGKKMIMDSLGGIPLGRPATPREVADLITFVASPRAGSITGTELVIDGGTVPTA; the protein is encoded by the coding sequence GTGAGCTTCGACCTCGAGCTGAGCGGGAGGCGCGCGCTCGTGACCGGCGGCACCAAGGGCGTCGGAGCAGCGGTCGTGCGCGCGCTCCGAGACGCAGGCGTACGCGTCGTCGCGACCGCACGGTCGGTGCCGGACCACGCCGAGGGCGTCCACTACGTCGCTGCGGACGTGACCACCGCCGACGGCTGCGCGCTCGTCGCGCGAGAGACGCTCGCGCACCTCGGTGGCCTCGACATCCTCGTGAACCTCATCGGGGGATCGAGCGCGCCTGCGGGCGGCTTCGCCGCGCTCGACGACGAGCAGTGGAGCCGGGAGCTGAGCCTCAACCTGATGCCCGCGGTGCGTCTCGACCGCGCGCTCGTGCCCGCGATGCTCGCGCAGCGCTCCGGCGTCGTCGTGCACGTCACCTCGATCCAGCACCAACTTCCGCTGCCCGAGTCGACCACCGCGTACGCGGCCGCGAAAGCGGCGCTGTCGACCTACAGCAAGGCGCTCTCGAAGGAAGTGAGCCCCAAGGGCGTGCGCGTGGTGCGCGTCTCGCCCGGCTGGGTGGAGACCGAAGCGGCGACGCGTCTCGCGGAGCGTCTCGCGGCGGGGGCGGGCACCGACTACGAGGGCGGGAAGAAGATGATCATGGACTCGCTCGGCGGCATCCCGCTGGGGCGACCCGCGACGCCGCGCGAGGTCGCGGATCTGATCACCTTCGTCGCATCGCCGCGGGCGGGCTCGATCACCGGGACCGAGCTCGTCATCGATGGCGGCACGGTGCCCACGGCGTGA
- a CDS encoding alpha/beta fold hydrolase, producing MSAIFEDAPALPRWLENELPFRRRVARIDGRRIHFVDEGAGTPVVLMHGNPTWCFLWRKVIARLRDRGGLRIIAPDLLGLGLSDKLRLPSDHRLDVHAQAIASLLDALELEGAVIAAQDWGGPIGVGAAMLRSSSRPDFLRGLVLGNTAVLEPKRPFRTTAFHRFSHMPIASDLAFRGALFPVPILHRVQGDPRSIGSREKAAYAWPLRRWSDRAAPLGLARMVPDREDHPSVPFLDRLGAFVRAYRGPAALVWGERDPILGRALARHREALPQASVEVTSAGHFLQEEVPDELAHAIRSVAGV from the coding sequence ATGAGCGCGATCTTCGAGGACGCGCCGGCGCTCCCGCGCTGGCTGGAGAACGAGCTGCCCTTCCGGCGTCGCGTCGCGCGCATCGACGGTCGCCGCATCCACTTCGTCGACGAGGGCGCGGGCACACCCGTCGTGCTGATGCACGGCAACCCGACGTGGTGCTTCCTCTGGCGCAAGGTGATCGCGCGGCTGCGCGATCGCGGCGGCTTGCGCATCATCGCGCCCGACCTCCTCGGGCTCGGGCTCTCCGACAAGCTTCGTCTCCCGAGCGACCATCGCCTCGACGTGCACGCGCAGGCGATCGCGAGCCTGCTCGACGCGCTCGAGCTCGAGGGCGCGGTGATCGCGGCGCAGGACTGGGGCGGACCGATCGGGGTCGGCGCGGCGATGCTCCGCTCGTCGTCGCGCCCCGACTTCCTGCGCGGCCTCGTGCTCGGCAACACCGCGGTGCTCGAGCCGAAGCGCCCGTTCCGCACCACCGCGTTCCATCGCTTCTCGCACATGCCGATCGCGAGCGACCTCGCGTTCCGCGGCGCGCTGTTCCCGGTGCCGATCCTCCATCGCGTGCAGGGCGATCCGCGATCGATCGGCTCGCGCGAGAAGGCGGCCTATGCGTGGCCGCTGCGACGCTGGAGTGATCGCGCGGCGCCGCTCGGGCTCGCGCGCATGGTGCCCGACCGCGAGGATCATCCGTCGGTGCCGTTCCTCGATCGGCTCGGCGCGTTCGTGCGCGCGTATCGCGGGCCCGCCGCGCTGGTGTGGGGCGAGCGCGATCCGATCCTCGGGCGCGCGCTCGCGCGACATCGCGAAGCGTTGCCGCAGGCGAGCGTCGAGGTCACGAGCGCCGGGCACTTCCTCCAGGAAGAAGTGCCCGACGAGCTCGCGCACGCGATCCGCTCCGTCGCCGGCGTCTAG
- a CDS encoding carotenoid oxygenase family protein produces the protein MRSPDPWIHGRADAPAAPSDPFEVIARAYAPVQGELDVELPIVEGAIPSELAGTYFRNGPGRVAIGGDRYGHPFDGDGMVVRFEIGEGRVRYRNRYVRTRGFVDEERAGRMLYRGFGSQRPGGLLANLGRMRFKNAANTSVLWHGGVLRALWEGGAPHRLDPRTLETIGVDDLGGLLRPERAIERALAPEHPFTAHPAIDPRTGELWGFGVIGGPKPRLAIYRLDAEGAPIERRLVALPRLAFVHDFVLTERYLVFLLAPIAFDLARAIVGLASPVQALRRDPSLGTTVLVVPRDGGAPRTIEARAGFVFHHVAGWDEGTREIVIDTLRMDGFEGGTIDVLDPAALRRLQVPRAVPTRMVIDLATRRVREEVRIDVDVELPTIDPRRRTRPARVAFAVARPQGWNAISHPAIARLDLASREVRTRDLAPDLPGEPLYVPRPFAPEGEGHVLTIVYRAAEHRSELWVLDASDLSMVARATLPHHVPLGFHGTFVSGRGHG, from the coding sequence ATGCGCTCTCCGGACCCCTGGATCCACGGTCGCGCCGACGCGCCTGCAGCGCCGAGCGATCCGTTCGAGGTGATCGCGCGCGCCTACGCGCCGGTGCAGGGCGAGCTCGACGTCGAGCTGCCGATCGTCGAGGGCGCGATCCCGAGCGAGCTCGCGGGCACGTACTTCCGCAACGGACCGGGGCGCGTCGCGATCGGCGGGGATCGCTACGGTCACCCGTTCGACGGCGACGGGATGGTGGTGCGCTTCGAGATCGGCGAAGGCCGCGTGCGCTACCGCAACCGCTACGTGCGCACTCGTGGGTTCGTCGACGAGGAGCGCGCGGGGCGCATGCTCTATCGCGGGTTCGGCTCGCAGCGACCCGGAGGGCTCCTCGCGAACCTCGGTCGCATGCGCTTCAAGAACGCGGCGAACACGAGCGTGCTCTGGCACGGCGGCGTGCTGCGCGCGTTGTGGGAAGGCGGCGCGCCGCATCGGCTCGACCCCCGCACGCTCGAGACGATCGGCGTCGACGATCTCGGCGGTCTCCTGCGCCCGGAGCGCGCGATCGAGCGCGCGCTCGCGCCCGAGCATCCGTTCACCGCGCATCCCGCGATCGATCCGCGCACCGGCGAGCTCTGGGGCTTCGGCGTGATCGGCGGTCCGAAGCCGCGCCTCGCGATCTACCGGCTCGACGCGGAGGGCGCGCCGATCGAGCGACGCCTCGTCGCGCTGCCGCGGCTCGCGTTCGTGCACGACTTCGTGCTCACCGAGCGCTACCTCGTGTTCCTGCTCGCGCCGATCGCGTTCGATCTCGCGCGCGCGATCGTGGGGCTCGCGAGCCCGGTGCAGGCGCTGCGGCGCGATCCTTCGCTCGGCACGACGGTGCTCGTGGTGCCGCGCGACGGCGGTGCGCCGCGCACGATCGAGGCGCGCGCCGGCTTCGTGTTCCACCACGTCGCGGGCTGGGACGAGGGCACGCGCGAGATCGTGATCGACACGCTGCGCATGGACGGCTTCGAGGGCGGCACGATCGACGTGCTCGATCCCGCTGCGCTGCGCCGGCTGCAGGTCCCGCGCGCGGTGCCGACGCGGATGGTGATCGACCTCGCGACCCGTCGCGTGCGAGAGGAGGTGCGCATCGACGTCGACGTCGAGCTGCCGACGATCGATCCGCGGCGGCGCACCCGCCCGGCGCGCGTCGCGTTCGCGGTCGCGCGCCCGCAGGGCTGGAACGCGATCTCCCATCCTGCGATCGCGCGGCTCGATCTCGCATCGCGCGAGGTGCGCACGCGCGATCTCGCGCCCGATCTCCCCGGTGAGCCGCTCTACGTGCCGCGTCCGTTCGCGCCCGAGGGCGAAGGACACGTGCTCACGATCGTCTATCGCGCCGCGGAGCACCGCAGCGAGCTCTGGGTCCTCGACGCGAGCGATCTGTCGATGGTTGCGCGCGCAACCCTGCCGCACCACGTCCCGCTCGGCTTCCACGGCACGTTCGTTTCCGGAAGGGGTCATGGATGA
- a CDS encoding DUF1152 domain-containing protein, protein MMSLAHSPLVTRLGAARRILIAGAGGGYDVYCGVPLFLALRAQGKDVHLANLSFTYLADTDALRTHPVIARVDARTRGAERYFPEQALCELLSTHGVDTPIHCFEKVGVAPLRDAYAELARTLDLDAIVLVDGGTDILMRGDEPGLGTPEEDATSLAAVAGLESIPHRLVACLGFGIDHFHGVSHVSVLEAVAALQRENAFLGAFSLLPSMPEARVFLDAVEHAERRFPRGSIVNGSIASALTGEFGDVQRLARTERSELFVSPLMCLYWTFELEALARRSLYLAMLEGTETIFEVSARIEAFRRSASIRPRRPMPL, encoded by the coding sequence GTGATGTCGCTCGCGCATTCGCCACTCGTGACGCGTCTCGGCGCTGCGCGGCGGATCCTGATCGCGGGCGCGGGAGGCGGGTACGACGTCTATTGCGGAGTGCCGCTGTTCCTCGCGTTGCGCGCGCAGGGCAAGGACGTGCATCTCGCGAATCTCTCGTTCACGTACCTCGCCGACACCGACGCGCTGCGCACGCATCCGGTGATCGCGCGTGTCGATGCGCGGACGCGCGGCGCGGAGCGCTACTTCCCGGAGCAAGCGCTCTGCGAGCTCCTCTCGACGCACGGAGTCGACACGCCGATCCACTGCTTCGAGAAGGTCGGAGTGGCTCCACTGCGCGATGCCTACGCCGAGCTCGCGCGCACGCTCGACCTCGATGCGATCGTCCTGGTCGACGGCGGCACCGACATCCTGATGCGCGGGGACGAGCCGGGGCTCGGCACGCCCGAGGAGGACGCCACGAGCCTGGCTGCCGTCGCGGGGCTCGAGTCGATCCCGCACCGCCTCGTGGCGTGTCTCGGGTTCGGCATCGATCACTTCCACGGCGTCTCGCACGTCTCGGTGCTCGAGGCCGTCGCCGCGCTGCAGCGCGAGAATGCGTTCCTCGGCGCGTTCTCGCTCTTGCCGTCGATGCCGGAAGCGCGCGTGTTCCTCGACGCCGTCGAGCACGCCGAGCGGCGCTTCCCGCGAGGCAGCATCGTGAACGGCTCGATTGCCTCCGCGCTCACGGGCGAGTTCGGCGATGTGCAGCGACTCGCGCGCACCGAGCGCAGCGAGCTCTTCGTGAGCCCGCTGATGTGCCTCTACTGGACGTTCGAGCTCGAGGCGCTCGCGCGGCGTTCGCTCTACCTCGCGATGCTCGAAGGCACCGAGACCATCTTCGAGGTGAGCGCTCGCATCGAAGCGTTCCGGCGCTCTGCGTCGATCCGACCGCGCCGGCCGATGCCGCTCTGA
- a CDS encoding class I SAM-dependent methyltransferase, producing the protein MTYDRAHWERLWAKTLREHPDKVASRPPNARLIAEVASLRPGRVLDAGCGHGAETLWLAAHGWAVTGVDFSASALAHARSTAEALGPEIAARITWVEADLGAWTPPREHFDLVVCLYVHVAGSVDEMVRRMASAVAPGGALFMVGHRPIDPATGEPTAAAGQVQVSVERAIAALDRSAWELVVAEERPRAIAGTGVDAVIFAKRVT; encoded by the coding sequence ATGACGTACGACCGTGCGCACTGGGAGCGGCTCTGGGCGAAGACGCTGCGCGAGCACCCCGACAAGGTCGCGAGCCGTCCACCGAACGCGCGCCTGATCGCAGAGGTCGCGAGCCTCCGCCCGGGGCGCGTGCTCGACGCGGGGTGCGGTCATGGAGCGGAGACGCTCTGGCTCGCGGCGCACGGGTGGGCGGTCACCGGGGTGGACTTCTCGGCGAGCGCGCTCGCGCACGCGCGGTCGACGGCCGAGGCGCTGGGACCGGAGATCGCCGCGCGCATCACGTGGGTCGAGGCCGACCTGGGCGCGTGGACGCCGCCGCGCGAGCACTTCGACCTCGTGGTGTGCCTCTACGTGCACGTCGCGGGATCGGTGGACGAGATGGTGCGGCGCATGGCGAGCGCGGTCGCGCCCGGCGGCGCGTTGTTCATGGTCGGCCACCGTCCGATCGATCCCGCGACGGGAGAACCGACTGCAGCGGCGGGCCAGGTGCAGGTCTCGGTCGAGCGCGCGATCGCCGCGCTCGATCGGAGCGCGTGGGAGCTCGTCGTCGCGGAGGAGCGACCGCGCGCGATCGCGGGGACCGGTGTGGACGCCGTGATCTTCGCGAAGCGCGTGACGTGA
- a CDS encoding nuclear transport factor 2 family protein, with protein MHTNTSSRPRLLGPVASFFAHQTTDPEAVARCFTEDAVVLDEGRQHRGRAAIAAWNARSVAEYRFTTEPLAAETTSERTTVTALVRGSFPGSPVQLRYRFAVRGELITRLEIAP; from the coding sequence ATGCACACGAACACGTCGTCCCGTCCCAGGCTGCTCGGGCCCGTTGCGAGCTTCTTCGCCCACCAGACGACCGACCCCGAGGCGGTCGCGCGGTGCTTCACCGAGGACGCCGTCGTGCTGGACGAAGGACGCCAGCACCGCGGTCGCGCCGCCATCGCCGCGTGGAACGCACGCAGCGTCGCCGAGTACCGGTTCACGACCGAGCCGCTCGCGGCAGAGACCACCAGTGAGCGAACGACGGTCACTGCCCTGGTGCGCGGCAGCTTCCCCGGCAGCCCCGTTCAGCTGCGATATCGCTTCGCCGTGCGGGGCGAGCTCATCACCCGACTGGAGATCGCGCCGTGA
- a CDS encoding DNA polymerase/3'-5' exonuclease PolX, with translation MDHRTAADVLSRLAFATEVLEGSTHESKAWANAARVIRQLPGDLRAMMESGQLAEVRGIGSSSLRVIREVLEGREPDELRALEARVPDGLFAIHRIKGLGPAKIRKLWQGLGVTTIGELEHACRENRLVLLDGFGKKTQANVLEQIEQMHRADRVLLRSRASALVLPLLASLRMRGVRAEALGDFRRGMELVDGIAIVVSGDDAVIDETLGAQGVEGGHIDGTTIEVRRTDAARFGVIAVLGTASPEHVELLRARAGERGLELRDDGLYAKGELVACEDEDALYRALELVTTDPERRDPGVPLVGIGKARPRLVELRDLRGALHNHTTESDGAGTLEEMRAAATSMGLEYLGISDHSQSADYARGLTPDRLRAQIATIERARREPGCALLSGVESDILADGKLDYEDAILASIDVVIASVHRRFGLDRDATTQRMVAAAKNVFTDVIGHPTGRLLLGRPANDLDMGAMLDAAAESGCAVELNASPHRLDLHDRHCAMAKERGVPVSIAADAHAPGELLQLEHGIAIARRGGLTPDDVLNCRPLDALREWLHARRQRAGLSS, from the coding sequence ATGGATCACCGCACCGCCGCCGACGTCCTCTCGCGCCTCGCCTTCGCCACCGAGGTCCTCGAAGGATCGACGCACGAGTCGAAGGCGTGGGCGAACGCCGCGCGCGTCATCCGCCAGCTCCCCGGCGACCTGCGCGCGATGATGGAGAGCGGTCAGCTCGCCGAGGTGCGCGGCATCGGCAGCTCGAGCCTGCGCGTGATCCGCGAGGTGCTCGAGGGGCGCGAGCCCGACGAGCTGCGCGCGCTCGAGGCGCGCGTGCCCGACGGGCTCTTCGCGATCCATCGCATCAAGGGGCTCGGCCCCGCGAAGATCCGCAAGCTCTGGCAGGGCCTCGGCGTCACGACGATCGGCGAGCTCGAGCACGCGTGCCGCGAGAACCGCCTCGTGCTGCTCGACGGGTTCGGCAAGAAGACGCAGGCGAACGTGCTCGAGCAGATCGAGCAGATGCACCGCGCCGATCGCGTGCTGTTGCGCAGCCGCGCGAGCGCGCTGGTGCTGCCGCTGCTCGCGAGCCTGCGGATGCGCGGGGTGCGCGCCGAGGCGCTCGGAGACTTCCGCCGCGGCATGGAGCTCGTCGACGGCATCGCGATCGTGGTCTCGGGTGACGACGCGGTGATCGACGAGACGCTCGGCGCGCAGGGCGTCGAGGGCGGGCACATCGACGGCACGACGATCGAGGTGCGGCGCACCGATGCGGCGCGCTTCGGTGTGATCGCGGTGCTCGGCACCGCGAGCCCCGAGCACGTCGAGCTGCTGCGTGCACGGGCCGGCGAGCGTGGCCTCGAGCTGCGCGACGATGGCCTCTACGCGAAGGGCGAGCTCGTCGCGTGCGAGGACGAGGACGCGCTCTATCGCGCGCTCGAGCTCGTCACGACGGATCCCGAGCGCCGTGATCCCGGCGTGCCGCTCGTGGGCATCGGCAAGGCGCGACCGCGGCTCGTCGAGCTGCGCGATCTGCGCGGCGCGCTGCACAACCACACCACCGAGAGCGACGGCGCGGGCACGCTCGAGGAGATGCGCGCGGCCGCGACGTCGATGGGCCTCGAGTACCTCGGCATCAGCGATCACAGCCAGAGCGCGGACTACGCGCGCGGCCTCACGCCGGACCGACTCCGCGCGCAGATCGCGACGATCGAGCGCGCACGCCGCGAGCCCGGATGCGCGCTGCTGAGCGGCGTCGAGAGCGACATCCTCGCCGACGGAAAGCTCGACTACGAGGACGCGATCCTCGCGTCGATCGACGTCGTGATCGCGTCGGTGCACCGCCGCTTCGGGCTCGATCGCGACGCGACCACCCAGCGCATGGTCGCGGCCGCGAAGAACGTGTTCACCGACGTGATCGGGCATCCCACCGGGCGCCTCTTGCTCGGCCGTCCCGCGAACGATCTCGACATGGGCGCCATGCTCGACGCCGCGGCCGAGAGCGGCTGCGCGGTCGAGCTCAACGCGAGCCCCCACCGCCTCGACCTCCACGATCGTCACTGCGCGATGGCCAAGGAGCGCGGCGTCCCGGTCTCGATCGCCGCGGACGCGCACGCACCGGGCGAGCTCCTGCAGCTGGAGCACGGCATCGCGATCGCGCGCCGAGGAGGGCTCACCCCCGACGACGTGCTCAACTGCCGCCCGCTCGACGCGCTGCGCGAGTGGCTGCACGCGCGTCGTCAGCGTGCGGGGCTCTCGAGCTGA